Proteins from a genomic interval of Hydrogenophaga sp. PAMC20947:
- a CDS encoding zinc permease, whose translation MNKHQLLIMAIPTMVATAGGVIAALWNPSHQFRSLVQHFAAGVILAALAVELLPEIANEHATPAVIIGSFALGSLFMYGLKLWTMRLEQRAAASPAVPTLGVGLLVATFIDVAVDGFIIGAGFAANGEAGTILALGLSVELLFLGMALTSELVKGWRVVALSTALGLTVLLFAVLGSLLLAGASGQLIGGVLAFSAAALLYLVTEELLIEAHTVEEKPISTLVLFSGFLVFWSIQLLAS comes from the coding sequence ATGAACAAACACCAGTTGCTCATCATGGCCATCCCCACGATGGTCGCCACCGCTGGAGGGGTGATCGCCGCGCTCTGGAATCCTTCCCACCAGTTTCGAAGCCTGGTGCAGCATTTCGCCGCGGGTGTGATCCTGGCGGCGCTGGCCGTGGAGTTGCTGCCCGAAATCGCCAATGAACACGCGACACCGGCAGTGATCATCGGCTCGTTCGCCTTGGGCAGCCTCTTCATGTATGGCTTGAAGCTCTGGACGATGCGGCTGGAGCAAAGGGCAGCAGCAAGTCCGGCTGTGCCAACCTTGGGCGTAGGGCTGCTGGTGGCGACGTTCATTGATGTCGCTGTTGACGGGTTCATCATCGGTGCGGGTTTCGCAGCCAATGGCGAAGCGGGCACGATCCTGGCGCTGGGCCTGTCGGTCGAGCTTCTGTTTCTGGGGATGGCGCTGACATCGGAACTCGTCAAGGGCTGGCGCGTGGTGGCCTTGTCGACCGCGCTGGGCCTCACGGTGCTGCTGTTTGCTGTGTTGGGCAGTCTGCTGCTCGCAGGTGCTTCTGGGCAACTCATCGGCGGCGTGTTGGCGTTCAGCGCGGCCGCGCTGTTGTATCTGGTGACCGAGGAGCTGTTGATCGAAGCGCACACCGTCGAAGAAAAACCGATTTCCACCCTGGTGCTTTTTTCGGGCTTTCTGGTGTTCTGGAGCATCCAGCTGCTGGCCAGCTAG
- a CDS encoding glutathione peroxidase, producing the protein MPALAQVPPCPGLLSHSFARLQDGAPQNLCQYAGKLVLVVNTASYCGFTPQYEGLEALYAKYGPRGLVVLGFPSNNFGQQEPGNAKQIADLCFNTYGVKFPMFNKSDVVGAQRNAFYTQLFQATKAAPQWNFHKYLISRDGQRVASFASEVEPGSAAMVTAVEAGLSQKP; encoded by the coding sequence ATGCCCGCGCTGGCCCAAGTGCCGCCCTGCCCTGGCCTGCTTTCACACAGTTTTGCCCGCTTGCAAGACGGCGCACCGCAAAACCTTTGTCAGTACGCCGGCAAACTGGTGCTGGTGGTGAACACCGCAAGCTATTGCGGCTTCACCCCACAGTACGAGGGGCTGGAGGCGCTGTACGCGAAGTACGGGCCGCGCGGTTTGGTGGTGCTGGGTTTCCCGTCGAACAACTTCGGCCAGCAAGAGCCAGGCAACGCCAAGCAGATTGCCGATTTGTGCTTCAACACCTATGGCGTGAAGTTCCCGATGTTCAACAAATCCGACGTGGTGGGCGCGCAGCGCAACGCCTTCTACACCCAGCTGTTTCAGGCCACGAAGGCCGCACCGCAGTGGAACTTCCACAAATACCTGATCAGCCGCGACGGCCAGCGCGTCGCCAGCTTTGCCAGCGAAGTCGAGCCGGGCAGCGCGGCGATGGTGACGGCGGTTGAGGCGGGCTTAAGCCAGAAACCTTGA
- a CDS encoding N(5)-(carboxyethyl)ornithine synthase gives MKPLSFGVIGTSRKTDEQRVPLHPAHLSRLPEAIRKRLVFEAGYGEPFDVSDAELASLAGGTASRHSLLADLGNVIVAKPVLADLEELKVGGVMWGYVHCAQQRAITQAGIDRKQTLIAFEDMYVWGPAGQEGRHTFYKNNEMAGYCAVLHALQLKGIDGHYGNQRKAIIFSFGAVSRGAIYALKAHGFRDITICIQRPDHEVREEVLDCHYVRIQKGGPGEARMLVVEHDGTSRPLTELIAESEIIINGTYQDTANPFMYVNESEFSCLQPGSLVIDVSCDEGMGFYFAKPTTFREPMFKVGKVDYYAVDHTPNFLWESASRSISAAMVVYMDVVLGGPTQWNASETIRRAINIDAGVVQKPHILLFQGRSLAYPHEPMAELPLAA, from the coding sequence ATGAAACCTTTGTCATTTGGTGTGATCGGTACATCCAGAAAAACCGACGAGCAGCGCGTCCCGCTGCACCCAGCCCATTTGTCGCGCCTGCCAGAAGCGATTCGAAAACGCCTCGTGTTTGAGGCCGGCTACGGCGAGCCGTTTGATGTGTCAGATGCCGAGCTGGCTTCCCTGGCCGGAGGCACGGCAAGCCGCCATTCGCTGTTGGCCGATCTGGGCAACGTCATCGTGGCCAAGCCCGTGCTCGCTGACCTGGAAGAGCTCAAAGTGGGCGGTGTGATGTGGGGCTACGTGCATTGCGCCCAGCAGCGCGCCATCACCCAGGCCGGCATCGACCGCAAACAAACGCTGATCGCGTTTGAAGACATGTACGTCTGGGGCCCCGCCGGGCAAGAGGGCCGCCACACCTTTTACAAGAACAACGAAATGGCGGGCTACTGCGCCGTGTTGCACGCGCTGCAACTCAAGGGCATTGACGGCCACTATGGCAACCAGCGCAAAGCCATCATCTTCAGTTTTGGCGCGGTGAGCCGTGGCGCCATCTACGCGTTGAAGGCGCACGGCTTTCGTGACATCACGATCTGCATCCAGCGGCCTGACCATGAAGTGCGTGAAGAGGTGCTCGACTGCCACTATGTGCGGATTCAGAAAGGCGGGCCAGGTGAAGCGCGCATGCTGGTGGTCGAGCACGACGGCACATCCCGCCCGCTCACCGAGCTGATCGCCGAGTCAGAGATCATCATCAATGGCACCTACCAGGACACCGCCAACCCGTTCATGTACGTCAACGAGAGTGAATTCAGTTGCCTCCAGCCCGGCAGCCTGGTGATCGACGTGAGTTGCGACGAGGGCATGGGCTTCTACTTTGCGAAGCCCACCACCTTTCGCGAGCCCATGTTCAAGGTGGGCAAGGTCGACTACTACGCAGTGGACCACACCCCCAACTTCTTGTGGGAAAGCGCATCGCGCTCGATCTCGGCGGCGATGGTTGTGTACATGGACGTGGTGCTGGGCGGGCCCACCCAATGGAATGCCAGCGAAACCATTCGGCGCGCCATCAACATTGACGCAGGCGTGGTGCAAAAGCCCCACATCTTGTTGTTCCAGGGGCGGTCGCTGGCCTATCCCCATGAGCCCATGGCCGAGCTGCCCTTGGCAGCTTAA
- a CDS encoding MipA/OmpV family protein, translated as MNSCLDHSDKPDSPLAWCASGAILFGATLLGASATWAQERPAEPPASSWSAGAFASTETSPYRGADDTRRWLPLVAFENAYVRWAGPMLDIKLPSTGAVSFALRARYTDAGYKASDSVSLAGMVERKSSIWLGAKAEWQHDFGQLSAEWLADAANHSGGQQIKLTAEKPMGFGRLRLAPRVALLWQDSDQVDYYFGVRSSEARTGRSAYAGQSTVNTELGLRAFYGLDRQQSLFMDLHATALGAAIKDSPLVDRSWVSGLRLGYAYRF; from the coding sequence ATGAACAGCTGCCTCGACCACTCTGACAAACCCGATTCGCCCTTGGCCTGGTGTGCAAGCGGCGCCATTCTTTTCGGTGCAACTTTGCTCGGTGCCTCTGCCACCTGGGCACAGGAACGCCCTGCTGAGCCCCCCGCGTCCAGCTGGTCCGCGGGCGCCTTTGCCAGCACCGAAACCTCACCCTACCGGGGCGCAGATGACACGCGCCGATGGCTCCCGCTGGTCGCATTTGAAAACGCCTATGTGCGCTGGGCCGGACCCATGCTCGACATCAAGCTGCCATCCACAGGCGCGGTGTCTTTCGCTCTGCGCGCCCGCTACACCGATGCCGGGTACAAGGCTTCTGACTCGGTTTCGCTGGCCGGCATGGTCGAGCGCAAGAGCAGCATTTGGCTCGGCGCGAAGGCCGAATGGCAACACGATTTCGGGCAACTCTCGGCCGAGTGGCTGGCCGATGCCGCCAACCACAGCGGCGGTCAGCAGATCAAGCTGACCGCTGAAAAGCCCATGGGGTTTGGCCGCTTGCGGCTGGCGCCGCGTGTGGCGCTGCTCTGGCAAGACAGCGACCAGGTCGACTACTACTTCGGTGTGAGGAGCAGCGAGGCCAGGACCGGGCGCTCGGCCTATGCGGGCCAATCAACCGTGAACACCGAGCTGGGATTGCGCGCCTTTTATGGCCTGGACCGGCAGCAATCGCTTTTCATGGATCTGCATGCCACTGCGCTGGGGGCCGCCATCAAGGACAGCCCGCTGGTGGATCGCAGCTGGGTATCGGGGTTGCGCCTGGGCTACGCCTACCGCTTCTAA
- a CDS encoding NYN domain-containing protein, translating to MIVFLVDADNLSAPAWVDEAFKSLEASSGPIAVRRAYGSAENLKGLAETLRTWAIRPFVNLSLTKNTTDIALAADAMELACQKPAPSMIVLGSGDADFVPLVVRLRERGIKVVCVSEYSKMAQEAVRAYDAVIYVGKGKSARASRAPTRGAPLGSTAGAAKKTTPNAAGSVTHATTAVKSAAPAAPKPAKKAVAAKKVAMKAATASGASTSGRGVTVAQILAAAPSLKPGDWQPLGDIVKALHDKKLMGKSATSSRFFGKHAESFELKPAKQPNQVRYILLQG from the coding sequence ATGATCGTATTTCTTGTGGATGCAGACAATTTGTCTGCCCCGGCGTGGGTTGATGAGGCGTTCAAATCGCTTGAGGCCTCCAGCGGACCCATTGCTGTCCGAAGGGCCTATGGCAGTGCGGAGAATCTGAAGGGCCTGGCCGAGACGCTTCGCACCTGGGCCATCCGCCCGTTTGTGAACCTTTCGTTGACCAAAAACACCACCGACATTGCCTTGGCCGCCGATGCCATGGAGCTGGCGTGCCAGAAACCAGCGCCTTCCATGATCGTGCTCGGTTCAGGGGATGCCGATTTCGTGCCACTTGTTGTTCGCCTGCGTGAACGCGGCATCAAAGTCGTCTGTGTGTCGGAGTACAGCAAGATGGCTCAAGAGGCGGTGCGCGCGTACGACGCGGTGATCTACGTGGGCAAGGGGAAAAGTGCGCGTGCGTCCAGAGCCCCGACCCGTGGGGCGCCATTGGGCTCAACGGCCGGTGCGGCCAAGAAAACAACCCCAAACGCGGCCGGCTCTGTGACCCATGCAACGACGGCAGTCAAATCAGCGGCGCCTGCTGCGCCCAAGCCCGCGAAGAAAGCGGTAGCCGCCAAGAAGGTGGCCATGAAGGCCGCTACTGCGTCTGGCGCTTCCACATCTGGCCGCGGTGTGACGGTGGCGCAAATATTGGCGGCCGCGCCCTCGCTAAAACCGGGTGATTGGCAGCCTCTTGGCGATATTGTCAAAGCGCTGCACGACAAAAAGCTGATGGGCAAGAGCGCGACATCCAGTCGGTTTTTTGGCAAACATGCCGAGTCCTTTGAGCTCAAGCCTGCCAAACAGCCCAACCAGGTGCGGTACATCTTGTTGCAGGGCTAG
- a CDS encoding ZIP family metal transporter has protein sequence MTAFIRQIQPVWFQLQQLERPLPPFALRNALLALGAGLLLMAGLMAGSTFWAPTRLWWDATGASSAMTAGVQASLLAALATAVGALPVFLVQRVSKRQESALMAFSAGVMLSAAIFALLLPSLEAGRAMLANTGAVQTGSAGLTALGLLLGMGLMLAIDKAMPHEHPVLPPAAQGHATQWAAAGDLGQTQRAWMMVLAILIHNVPEGLAVGAAYSGTALGAGADGAAQAAGASVALAIGLQNMPEGLIVAMALRSLGKGAALSWGVAALSGLAEPLGAILGLWALGSMPAFYPVGLAVAAGAMIFVVSHEIIPETHRNGFEGLASAMLMAGFVFMLMLDAALK, from the coding sequence ATGACCGCCTTTATCCGCCAGATCCAGCCCGTGTGGTTCCAGCTTCAACAGCTGGAACGGCCATTGCCGCCGTTTGCCTTGCGCAATGCCTTGCTGGCCTTGGGCGCGGGCCTGCTGTTGATGGCGGGGTTGATGGCGGGCAGCACGTTCTGGGCGCCAACCCGGTTGTGGTGGGACGCCACGGGTGCCAGCAGCGCCATGACGGCGGGGGTGCAGGCTTCGCTGCTCGCAGCGTTGGCCACGGCGGTGGGGGCCTTGCCGGTGTTTCTGGTGCAGCGGGTGAGCAAGCGGCAGGAATCGGCGTTGATGGCATTTTCGGCCGGGGTGATGCTGTCGGCGGCCATCTTTGCCTTGCTGTTGCCTTCGCTGGAAGCCGGTCGGGCCATGCTGGCCAACACGGGTGCGGTGCAAACGGGCTCGGCTGGGCTCACGGCCTTGGGCCTGTTGCTGGGCATGGGCTTGATGCTGGCCATTGACAAGGCCATGCCGCACGAACACCCGGTGTTGCCGCCGGCCGCGCAGGGCCATGCCACGCAATGGGCGGCGGCTGGGGACTTGGGGCAGACCCAACGCGCCTGGATGATGGTGCTCGCCATCTTGATTCACAACGTGCCCGAAGGCCTGGCCGTGGGTGCTGCGTACTCGGGCACTGCCCTGGGGGCAGGGGCCGACGGCGCCGCGCAGGCCGCAGGGGCTTCGGTGGCGTTGGCCATTGGGCTGCAGAACATGCCCGAGGGGCTGATCGTGGCCATGGCGCTGCGTTCGCTGGGCAAGGGGGCTGCCTTGTCGTGGGGCGTGGCGGCGCTCTCGGGTTTGGCTGAGCCTCTGGGCGCCATTCTGGGCCTGTGGGCGCTGGGCAGCATGCCGGCGTTTTACCCGGTGGGGCTGGCGGTGGCGGCGGGCGCCATGATCTTCGTGGTGAGCCACGAGATCATTCCTGAAACCCACCGCAACGGGTTCGAGGGCCTGGCCTCGGCCATGCTCATGGCGGGTTTCGTGTTCATGCTGATGCTGGACGCCGCACTGAAATGA
- a CDS encoding Crp/Fnr family transcriptional regulator, whose amino-acid sequence MSPPFQLPDTLRKLLPASLTALASGVELRKGERLFLQRQRPRRMVFVVCGEIALERLGEQGNTVVLQRVREGFVAEASLQSGSYHCDAVVIAAGQAVSLPIEPLRAALASDPAFALRWIAMLNAEVRRLRAQCERMSLKGVDQRLLHMIETEGVDGRLRIGTGLKSLATELAVTHEALYRTLAALEKGGVVFRETGYITLACAEPDPARA is encoded by the coding sequence ATGAGCCCACCGTTTCAGCTACCCGACACGCTGCGCAAGTTGCTCCCAGCCAGCCTCACCGCCCTTGCATCTGGCGTTGAACTGCGCAAGGGAGAGCGCCTGTTTCTGCAACGCCAGAGACCCCGCCGCATGGTCTTCGTGGTCTGCGGCGAGATCGCGCTGGAGCGCCTGGGTGAACAGGGCAATACCGTGGTGCTTCAGCGGGTTCGCGAGGGTTTTGTGGCCGAGGCCAGCCTGCAATCGGGCAGCTACCACTGCGACGCGGTGGTGATCGCCGCGGGTCAGGCGGTGTCGCTGCCCATCGAGCCGCTCAGGGCAGCGCTGGCGTCAGACCCGGCCTTCGCCTTGCGCTGGATCGCCATGCTCAACGCAGAGGTGCGCCGGCTGCGGGCGCAGTGTGAGCGCATGTCGCTCAAGGGTGTGGACCAACGGCTGCTGCACATGATTGAAACCGAAGGTGTGGATGGCCGCCTTCGCATCGGGACTGGCCTGAAGTCTTTGGCCACCGAGCTGGCCGTGACCCACGAAGCGCTCTACCGCACCTTGGCCGCGCTGGAGAAAGGCGGCGTGGTGTTCCGCGAGACGGGCTATATAACGTTGGCCTGTGCCGAACCGGACCCCGCGCGTGCGTGA
- a CDS encoding fasciclin domain-containing protein, whose protein sequence is MTVVSRKLTSVGLAAVLSAASVAAMADVMVGGAAMLPSKDIIDNAVNSKDHTTLVAAVKAAGLVDTLKGPGPFTVFAPTNAAFAALPAGTVDALLKPENKAMLTNVLTYHVVAGQWDAAAVRKMIMDGKGSAMIKTVSGGTLTAKSAGGKVVLTDEKGGAATVTIADVVQSNGVIHVIDKVLLPK, encoded by the coding sequence ATGACCGTCGTTTCCCGCAAACTCACCTCCGTCGGCCTGGCCGCCGTCTTGTCGGCTGCCTCCGTCGCTGCCATGGCCGATGTCATGGTCGGTGGCGCAGCCATGCTGCCATCCAAAGACATCATCGACAACGCCGTCAATTCCAAAGACCACACCACGCTCGTTGCCGCCGTCAAGGCTGCGGGTCTGGTTGACACGCTGAAAGGCCCCGGTCCTTTCACCGTCTTCGCGCCCACCAACGCTGCATTCGCTGCTTTGCCAGCCGGCACGGTTGACGCCCTGCTCAAGCCCGAAAACAAGGCCATGCTGACCAACGTTTTGACGTACCACGTGGTCGCGGGCCAATGGGACGCCGCTGCCGTCCGCAAGATGATCATGGACGGCAAAGGCTCGGCCATGATCAAAACCGTGAGTGGCGGCACCCTGACGGCCAAATCCGCAGGCGGCAAAGTCGTGCTGACCGACGAAAAGGGCGGTGCCGCCACGGTCACGATTGCCGACGTGGTTCAGTCCAACGGCGTGATCCACGTGATCGACAAAGTGTTGCTGCCCAAGTAA
- a CDS encoding DUF4124 domain-containing protein: MSAFRWLFLTFAFALVLGGGGNALSEVYRWKDSNGTVHFSDQPVSTDPQVVKEVVVPGPNLVGTFKASPPPPEAEPTAPDTGGVIYLPAKKPGITATSQDSCQAMAAAFAASRACFNACGRDNRFGNGRNNTACGHCTDLPMPRC; the protein is encoded by the coding sequence ATGAGCGCTTTTCGCTGGCTGTTTTTAACATTTGCCTTCGCGCTGGTTTTGGGCGGCGGCGGCAATGCGCTTTCTGAGGTGTACCGTTGGAAGGACAGCAACGGAACCGTTCACTTTAGCGATCAACCGGTGTCCACTGACCCGCAGGTGGTCAAAGAAGTGGTTGTTCCAGGCCCCAACCTGGTGGGAACCTTCAAAGCCAGCCCACCCCCACCCGAGGCCGAGCCGACCGCGCCCGATACGGGCGGCGTGATCTATCTTCCAGCCAAGAAGCCCGGCATCACCGCAACAAGCCAAGACAGTTGCCAGGCAATGGCCGCGGCTTTCGCAGCCAGTCGGGCTTGCTTCAATGCTTGCGGCCGAGACAACCGCTTCGGGAATGGCAGAAACAACACCGCTTGCGGCCACTGCACCGATCTGCCCATGCCGCGTTGTTGA
- a CDS encoding aspartate carbamoyltransferase: MDHSQMDHSAHMATAASEQRQAGVAQRGTDVMPFNLAATTHIFTKTAQGGVQQVVVKQADNAEQVKLTRLHLHEIRDQFLKGDFSGPERIHGQDMPGLAALKAARPGQIAITYRELKDGAELSYTTTQAALVVALHAWFDAQLSDHGKDAMAGHAAHGAMHKP; encoded by the coding sequence ATGGACCATTCCCAGATGGACCACAGCGCCCACATGGCCACTGCGGCTTCAGAGCAGCGTCAGGCAGGCGTTGCGCAGCGTGGCACAGACGTGATGCCCTTCAACCTGGCTGCGACCACCCATATCTTCACCAAGACGGCGCAAGGCGGTGTTCAACAGGTGGTGGTCAAGCAAGCCGACAACGCTGAGCAAGTCAAGCTGACGCGCCTGCACCTGCATGAGATTCGCGATCAATTCCTCAAGGGGGATTTTTCAGGGCCGGAGCGCATTCATGGACAGGACATGCCCGGCCTGGCCGCATTGAAGGCGGCCCGCCCGGGGCAGATCGCCATCACCTACAGGGAACTCAAGGACGGCGCCGAACTGAGCTACACCACAACCCAGGCCGCCCTCGTGGTGGCGCTGCACGCTTGGTTTGACGCACAGCTGTCCGACCACGGCAAGGACGCCATGGCGGGCCATGCCGCTCACGGTGCCATGCACAAACCGTGA
- a CDS encoding BON domain-containing protein → MKSTTQLLLLTACCTMLLTACSKPEARMSLHAPTASEGAADNVSDIDVTAHVKSALNSEPSLAGLDITVVTTKGDVRLTGEMQSQRDIDTALSAARVAEGAHTIHDELTVKP, encoded by the coding sequence ATGAAATCCACCACCCAATTGCTTTTGTTGACTGCCTGCTGCACGATGCTGCTGACCGCATGCAGCAAGCCTGAGGCCAGGATGTCCCTTCACGCGCCGACTGCAAGTGAAGGCGCAGCCGACAACGTCTCGGACATTGACGTCACCGCCCACGTCAAGTCCGCGCTTAACAGCGAACCCAGCTTGGCGGGACTGGACATCACAGTCGTTACCACCAAGGGCGACGTTCGGCTCACGGGTGAGATGCAAAGCCAAAGGGATATCGATACAGCCCTCAGCGCCGCTCGGGTCGCAGAGGGCGCCCACACGATTCACGATGAGCTGACTGTCAAGCCGTGA
- a CDS encoding YHS domain-containing (seleno)protein, whose translation MFLIKTLSVFALGLALFAPAFAAEPVSTSYFGNTAIGGKDTVSYFSVKARSSHQVVEGLDRFEVEHLGATWRFASQASADKFTANPAAYVPEYNGYCSNALASGEGLIKTDGSVWEFFGDKLHLFYAEAGRQRWITGDWKAYNQEAAKAWAAILKKH comes from the coding sequence ATGTTCTTGATAAAAACCCTCTCTGTTTTTGCACTGGGCTTGGCCCTGTTCGCTCCGGCCTTTGCCGCTGAGCCCGTGAGCACCAGTTATTTTGGCAACACCGCGATTGGCGGGAAAGACACGGTGTCTTACTTCAGCGTCAAGGCGCGCTCAAGCCATCAGGTGGTCGAAGGCCTCGACCGCTTTGAGGTCGAGCACCTGGGCGCGACTTGGCGATTTGCATCGCAAGCGAGTGCCGACAAATTTACCGCCAACCCCGCCGCTTACGTGCCCGAATACAACGGCTATTGCTCCAACGCACTGGCAAGCGGCGAAGGTTTGATCAAAACCGATGGCTCTGTTTGGGAGTTTTTTGGCGACAAGCTGCACCTGTTCTACGCAGAGGCCGGCCGCCAGCGCTGGATCACCGGCGACTGGAAGGCCTACAACCAGGAGGCCGCCAAGGCTTGGGCTGCCATTCTCAAGAAGCACTGA
- a CDS encoding chemotaxis protein: MTTPLHDADERTNLTGNNQFELLLFRLGEAPGTERRELYGINVFKVREILVMPTITAMANAPANVLGIANIRGQIIPVIDLPAVVGCVPKRGLTILMVTEYARTTQAFAVEEVDEIVRLEWSNVLAAEGNGGDLVTSIAKLDGDAEKSRLVQVLDVEQILRNVMHTAEEAITPQSVGAAVNLPEGSIILAADDSPVARMMIEQGLAAMGTPYIMTKTGQEAWERLQSIEVEANAEGKSAQDKVALVLTDLEMPVMDGFTLTRNIKQDQRFKSIPVVIHSSLTGTANEAHVSSVGADAYVAKFVASELAATIRQVLRQ, from the coding sequence ATGACAACCCCGTTGCACGACGCCGACGAGCGCACCAACCTCACGGGCAACAACCAGTTTGAACTGCTGTTGTTCCGCCTGGGAGAAGCCCCTGGAACGGAACGCCGCGAACTGTATGGCATCAACGTTTTCAAGGTGCGCGAGATCCTGGTCATGCCCACCATCACTGCCATGGCGAACGCCCCGGCCAACGTGCTCGGTATTGCCAACATCCGCGGCCAGATCATCCCCGTGATCGACCTGCCCGCTGTGGTGGGCTGTGTTCCCAAGCGCGGGCTCACGATTCTGATGGTGACCGAATACGCCCGGACAACCCAGGCCTTTGCCGTTGAAGAAGTGGACGAAATCGTGCGGCTGGAGTGGAGCAACGTCCTGGCCGCCGAAGGCAATGGCGGCGATCTGGTGACCAGCATCGCCAAGCTGGACGGCGATGCTGAAAAGAGCCGCCTGGTCCAGGTGCTGGACGTGGAGCAGATCCTGCGCAACGTCATGCACACGGCAGAAGAAGCCATCACCCCGCAGTCGGTTGGCGCGGCGGTCAACCTGCCCGAGGGATCCATCATCCTCGCCGCGGACGACTCGCCGGTGGCGCGCATGATGATCGAACAAGGGCTCGCCGCCATGGGCACGCCCTACATCATGACCAAGACCGGGCAAGAGGCCTGGGAGCGCTTGCAATCCATTGAAGTTGAGGCCAATGCCGAAGGCAAGTCCGCACAGGACAAAGTGGCGCTTGTGCTGACCGATCTGGAAATGCCGGTGATGGATGGATTCACGCTGACGCGCAACATCAAGCAAGACCAGCGCTTCAAGTCGATCCCGGTTGTGATCCATTCGTCCCTGACCGGAACGGCCAACGAAGCACACGTGAGCTCCGTAGGGGCCGACGCATACGTGGCCAAATTTGTGGCCAGCGAACTGGCCGCCACCATCCGGCAGGTGCTCAGGCAGTAA
- a CDS encoding excalibur calcium-binding domain-containing protein has translation MNTPTPRFNGTLKKWNVERGFGFLVAEHGDQELFVHVSAFPRDGRPPTVGEALTFEIELDRDQRKRAVRLQRPGAKRAARAARPNHSPQAQDLRAHRRTHSSSQSTSLGSVLVAIALLAGLGWYVYSRYAGVSEGVRGVPQSLMGGAVSVTRQPQQPAFQCDGRQHCSQMSSCEEAKFFLQNCPDPKMDGDGDGVPCEQQLCNGFFGN, from the coding sequence ATGAACACCCCCACGCCCCGATTCAACGGCACGCTCAAAAAATGGAACGTTGAGCGAGGCTTTGGCTTCCTGGTGGCCGAGCATGGCGACCAGGAGTTGTTTGTGCACGTGTCGGCTTTTCCACGCGACGGACGGCCACCCACCGTGGGCGAGGCGCTGACCTTTGAGATCGAACTGGACCGCGACCAGCGCAAACGGGCCGTGCGCCTTCAGCGACCCGGGGCAAAACGGGCGGCAAGAGCTGCCCGCCCCAACCACTCGCCTCAGGCGCAAGACTTGCGCGCGCATCGGCGCACCCATTCAAGCTCTCAGTCCACTTCCCTTGGCTCGGTGCTGGTGGCCATCGCGCTTCTCGCCGGTTTGGGTTGGTATGTGTATTCCCGCTATGCAGGTGTGTCCGAAGGGGTGAGGGGCGTGCCGCAGTCGCTCATGGGTGGAGCCGTATCGGTGACGCGGCAGCCGCAACAACCCGCCTTCCAATGCGATGGGCGGCAGCATTGCTCGCAGATGAGCTCTTGCGAAGAGGCCAAGTTTTTTCTGCAAAATTGTCCCGATCCCAAAATGGACGGCGATGGGGACGGTGTGCCTTGTGAGCAGCAACTGTGCAATGGGTTCTTTGGCAACTGA